A genomic segment from Nicotiana tabacum cultivar K326 chromosome 9, ASM71507v2, whole genome shotgun sequence encodes:
- the LOC107827069 gene encoding exocyst complex component EXO70H1-like, producing MRTGFFSSPKHSSTTSNSPSRHTTFSETLMEETINDAGAVIKRWDLDVSSSSSSYNRVANLFRDYREEAHQFIDAVNNLQHGMHFVIKESSRSELLIQAQNLMQIAMKRLQKEMYTILSGNRYFLDSETVSNSRSSRASTRSSVSDEDDEINEIIEAEVSVSGTRISEIDKVSERVMADLRAIADCMIGAGYGAECVKIYKLNRKSVVDETLYYLGVEKLTLSQVQKMDWSSLELKTKNWLSAVKIAVSTLFQGEKILCDHVFSASDAIRETCFCEIAKESALTLFAFPEIVAKYKKLSLEKMFSVLDLYNSISELWDEIELIFSFNSLTAVKSQAVTSLVKLGEAARFMLSEFESAIQKDSSKAVAGGGIHPLTRYVMNYLVFLSDYSGAFSEIIVDWPLSIQSPLPESYFLSPTPDDDDSPSSAVSVRLAWLVLVLLCKLDGKAQHYKDVSLSYLFLANNLNYVVSKVKKSNLKLLLGSDWLLKHEAKVKQYISNYERMGWSKVLTSFPENSTAEMSPPEARDWFIKFNSGFEEAYRMQSSWVIPDPKLRDGVKISLAKKVISGYRTFYEKYRETLRSGGVKSVVRFAPDDLQNYLSDLFHGTGSSEHGTTSYSSSHSSPSVSTSSSPSHGR from the coding sequence ATGAGGACTGGTTTTTTCTCTTCACCCAAACATTCTTCTACTACTTCTAATTCCCCTTCACGTCATACTACTTTTTCTGAAACTTTAATGGAGGAAACAATTAACGACGCTGGAGCAGTTATTAAAAGATGGGATTTAGACGTATCCTCTTCCAGTAGTTCTTACAATAGAGTCGCTAATCTTTTCAGAGATTATCGTGAAGAGGCACATCAATTTATTGATGCTGTAAACAACTTACAAcatggtatgcattttgttaTTAAAGAAAGTTCAAGATCCGAACTCCTTATTCAGGCTCAAAATCTCATGCAAATTGCTATGAAAAGACTTCAAAAAGAAATGTACACTATTTTATCTGGGAATCGTTATTTCTTAGACTCAGAAACTGTGTCTAATTCTCGATCCTCTAGAGCATCAACTCGGTCCAGTGTTTCCGACGAAGATGATGAAATTAATGAGATAATTGAGGCCGAGGTTTCGGTTTCAGGTACTCGAATTTCTGAGATTGACAAAGTGTCTGAACGTGTCATGGCTGATTTAAGAGCCATAGCTGATTGCATGATTGGTGCTGGTTATGGTGCAGAGTGCGTTAAGATTTATAAACTTAATCGAAAATCAGTTGTCGACGAGACCTTGTATTATTTAGGTGTTGAAAAATTAACCTTATCGCAAGTTCAGAAAATGGATTGGTCATCACTGGAGCTGAAAACGAAGAATTGGTTAAGTGCTGTTAAGATAGCAGTGAGTACTCTATTTCAAGGGGAAAAAATTCTCTGTGATCACGTTTTCTCTGCTTCTGATGCAATCAGAGAAACGTGCTTCTGCGAAATTGCTAAAGAGAGTGCACTCACGCTCTTTGCGTTTCCAGAAATTGTAGCAAAGTACAAGAAATTATCTCTAGAGAAAATGTTCAGTGTGCTTGATTTGTACAACTCAATTTCCGAGCTATGGGATGAAATAGAGTTGATTTTTAGTTTCAATTCATTGACGGCGGTGAAATCTCAGGCGGTAACGTCACTGGTCAAACTCGGCGAAGCCGCGAGGTTTATGCTCTCGGAGTTTGAATCGGCGATTCAGAAAGATTCATCCAAAGCGGTGGCAGGCGGTGGTATCCACCCTCTGACTCGGTACGTTATGAATTATCTCGTTTTCCTCAGCGATTACAGTGGTGCGTTTTCTGAAATAATCGTCGATTGGCCGCTGTCGATTCAATCGCCGTTGCCGGAATCTTACTTTCTCAGTCCAACTCCCGACGACGATGACTCGCCTTCTTCCGCCGTCTCCGTCCGCCTTGCATGGCTCGTCCTCGTCCTCTTATGCAAACTTGACGGCAAAGCTCAGCACTACAAGGATGTTTCATTATCCTATCTGTTCTTAGCGAACAacttaaactacgtcgtttcaaaggtcaaaaagtcaaacctgaAGCTTTTGCTTGGATCCGATTGGTTATTAAAGCATGAAGCGAAGGTAAAACAGTACATTTCAAATTACGAAAGAATGGGATGGAGCAAAGTACTGACGTCATTCCCGGAAAATTCTACGGCTGAGATGTCTCCGCCGGAAGCAAGAGATTGGTTCATTAAATTCAATTCGGGTTTTGAGGAAGCGTATCGAATGCAGAGTTCGTGGGTTATACCCGACCCGAAACTCCGAGATGGAGTCAAAATATCGTTGGCTAAAAAAGTTATTTCCGGTTACCGGACGTTTTACGAAAAGTATCGGGAAACACTGAGAAGTGGCGGAGTGAAGTCAGTTGTCAGATTTGCCCCTGATGATTTGCAAAATTACTTGTCAGATTTATTTCATGGAACTGGGTCTTCAGAGCATGGGACGACGTCGTACAGCTCATCACATTCGTCGCCGTCAGTTTCAACGTCGTCATCTCCGTCACATGGCCGTTAA